From the genome of Streptacidiphilus rugosus AM-16, one region includes:
- a CDS encoding ArsR/SmtB family transcription factor, with the protein MVERSSAPLDLTYMALADPTRRAILQRLRTTEARVTEIAAPLPMSLAAVSKHIIVLERAGLVRREIRGRDHYLSANPQPLAEAEQWISDYTRFWERRADALAAHLEAHAAEIADTKGSTP; encoded by the coding sequence ATGGTTGAGCGTTCTTCGGCACCCCTGGATCTCACCTACATGGCCCTCGCCGATCCGACCCGGCGGGCCATCCTGCAACGCCTGCGCACCACCGAGGCGCGCGTCACCGAGATCGCCGCGCCGCTGCCGATGTCGCTGGCGGCGGTCTCGAAGCACATCATCGTGCTGGAGCGGGCCGGCCTGGTCCGCCGCGAGATACGCGGCCGCGACCACTACCTCAGCGCGAATCCGCAGCCGCTCGCCGAGGCCGAGCAGTGGATCAGCGACTACACCCGCTTCTGGGAGCGCCGCGCCGACGCCCTGGCCGCCCACCTGGAGGCGCACGCCGCGGAGATCGCCGACACGAAGGGGAGCACGCCATGA
- a CDS encoding SRPBCC family protein, with product MTDAVVRVTRSLKADAEDVFDAWTNADRLQQWLCPDPGIVAEATCDPVVGGRYRIVKIFESGADTVTGEYLIVDRPHLLVFTWAADSTHGRTTRVTVTLRPEGATTEMTITHEQLPGGDFRERATVIWSSIADKLAALLTP from the coding sequence ATGACGGACGCCGTCGTCCGGGTCACCCGCAGCCTGAAGGCCGACGCCGAGGACGTCTTCGACGCGTGGACCAACGCCGACCGGCTGCAGCAGTGGCTCTGCCCGGATCCAGGCATCGTCGCCGAGGCCACCTGCGATCCGGTCGTCGGCGGCCGCTACCGGATCGTCAAGATCTTCGAATCCGGCGCGGACACCGTGACCGGCGAGTACCTGATCGTGGACCGTCCCCACCTCCTGGTCTTCACCTGGGCGGCCGACAGCACCCACGGCCGGACCACCCGCGTCACCGTCACCCTCCGTCCCGAGGGCGCCACCACCGAGATGACCATCACTCACGAACAGCTCCCCGGCGGCGACTTCCGCGAGCGCGCCACGGTCATCTGGTCCTCCATCGCCGACAAACTGGCCGCCCTCCTCACCCCGTAG
- a CDS encoding protein phosphatase 2C domain-containing protein translates to MEISYACEPSPDAAANEDFVLAGPGFGLVLDGATPSGLPTGCVHDVPWFVARLGAQLAQFLVTHPREPLPEILRQAILRTRDLHPECDLGNPETPASTVALFRADAVADRLDCLVLADSPVVVRRADGRIELVEDTRIDHLPAYDPVSVSALRNAADGFWVASTSAEAAEQAVTASFPLAGVREVAAMSDGVSRLVERFGWTWTELLDSLAAEGPAHAVAAVRKAELALRDGAFRGKRHDDATVLLARS, encoded by the coding sequence GTGGAGATCAGCTACGCCTGCGAGCCCAGTCCGGACGCCGCCGCCAACGAGGACTTCGTGCTGGCCGGGCCGGGGTTCGGCCTGGTGCTCGACGGCGCGACGCCCAGCGGTCTGCCCACCGGCTGCGTCCACGACGTGCCGTGGTTCGTGGCGAGGCTGGGCGCGCAGCTGGCGCAGTTCCTGGTGACCCACCCGCGCGAGCCGCTGCCGGAGATCCTGCGTCAGGCGATCCTGCGCACCCGCGACCTGCACCCCGAGTGCGACCTGGGCAATCCCGAGACTCCGGCCTCGACGGTGGCGCTGTTCCGCGCCGACGCCGTCGCCGACCGGCTGGACTGCCTGGTGCTGGCCGACTCCCCCGTCGTCGTGCGCCGCGCGGACGGCCGGATCGAACTGGTGGAGGACACCCGGATCGACCACCTGCCCGCCTACGACCCCGTCTCCGTGAGCGCCCTGCGCAACGCGGCGGACGGCTTCTGGGTCGCCTCGACCAGCGCGGAGGCGGCGGAGCAGGCCGTGACCGCCTCGTTCCCCCTGGCCGGGGTGCGCGAGGTCGCGGCGATGTCGGACGGGGTGAGCCGCCTGGTCGAGCGCTTCGGCTGGACCTGGACCGAACTGCTGGACTCCCTGGCCGCGGAAGGCCCCGCGCACGCGGTGGCCGCGGTCCGCAAGGCCGAACTGGCCCTGCGGGACGGTGCGTTCCGCGGCAAGCGGCACGACGACGCGACGGTGCTGCTCGCCCGGTCCTGA
- a CDS encoding NAD(P)H-dependent flavin oxidoreductase: MPRDLTSLPVELPVWAAPMAGGPSTPDLVRAAAHVGGLGFLAGGYLPPADLAALIARVRAGVAVFGVNLFAPNPVPVAPDAYRAYADALQPEADRYDLVLPADTATEDDDAWADKLELLLRTPVPLVSFTFGLPAADAVLALQDAGNLVAQTVTTPAEALAAADVGVDLLIVQASSAGGHSATLAPAVPLAAIPLPELVAEVRHAVPLPVVATGGIADPADTAAALRAGAHAVMVGTALLRTHESGASAAHQDALVDPAFTETVLTRAFTGRPARALRNRFTDTYEPVAPLGYPALHHLTGPLRRAATAAHDTDLIHLWAGTGYRAARVEPAARTLTRLAGHPDRADLRPN, translated from the coding sequence ATGCCCCGAGACCTGACGTCCCTCCCCGTGGAGCTCCCGGTCTGGGCGGCCCCGATGGCCGGGGGCCCCAGCACGCCCGACCTCGTCCGGGCCGCGGCTCATGTCGGCGGGCTGGGCTTCCTCGCCGGGGGCTACCTGCCCCCTGCCGACCTCGCCGCCCTGATCGCCCGGGTCCGCGCGGGCGTGGCGGTGTTCGGCGTCAACCTGTTCGCACCCAACCCCGTCCCCGTCGCCCCGGACGCGTACCGGGCCTACGCCGACGCGTTGCAACCGGAGGCCGACCGCTACGACCTGGTCCTTCCGGCGGACACCGCGACCGAGGACGACGACGCCTGGGCGGACAAGCTCGAACTGCTCCTACGGACCCCCGTCCCTCTGGTCTCCTTCACCTTCGGCCTGCCCGCCGCCGACGCCGTCCTGGCCCTCCAGGACGCGGGCAACCTGGTCGCCCAGACCGTCACCACCCCCGCCGAGGCCCTCGCCGCCGCGGACGTCGGCGTCGACCTGCTGATCGTCCAGGCCTCGTCGGCCGGCGGGCACTCCGCCACCCTCGCCCCCGCCGTGCCGCTCGCCGCGATCCCGCTGCCCGAACTGGTCGCCGAGGTCCGGCACGCCGTCCCGCTCCCCGTCGTCGCCACCGGCGGCATCGCCGACCCGGCGGACACCGCCGCCGCGCTGCGCGCCGGCGCCCATGCCGTCATGGTGGGCACGGCGCTGCTCCGCACCCACGAGAGCGGCGCGTCCGCAGCCCACCAGGACGCCCTCGTCGACCCGGCCTTCACCGAGACCGTGCTCACCCGCGCCTTCACCGGCCGCCCCGCCCGCGCCCTGCGCAACCGGTTCACCGACACCTACGAACCGGTCGCACCACTCGGCTACCCCGCCCTGCACCACCTCACCGGACCGCTCCGCAGGGCGGCGACCGCGGCGCACGACACTGACCTGATCCACCTCTGGGCCGGGACGGGCTACCGCGCGGCCCGCGTCGAACCTGCGGCCCGGACCCTGACCCGGCTCGCCGGCCACCCCGACCGGGCCGACCTCCGCCCGAACTGA
- a CDS encoding SDR family NAD(P)-dependent oxidoreductase yields the protein MTVPDLTGATAIVTGASRGLGAEAAAVLCAAGARVVGVARDKAELDERRERLGAGFVPVAADATDPDVAERLLAQYRPRVLVLNAGAVPLGRPLQEYDWESFSRHWEADVRHAFHWTRQALTLPLDPGSVVVAVSSGAALKGSPVSGGYAGAKAAVRFLTGYAAEESARSGLGIDFRSILPPMTPGSGVGNAGVRAYAERSGVAEEEFLRRMGPVLTPADIGAAIAALATDPALSPGAYQPTAEGLKRLD from the coding sequence ATGACCGTCCCTGATCTCACCGGCGCCACCGCGATCGTCACCGGCGCGAGCCGGGGCCTCGGCGCGGAGGCCGCGGCCGTCCTGTGCGCGGCCGGCGCGCGCGTCGTCGGCGTCGCCCGCGACAAGGCGGAGCTGGACGAACGGCGCGAACGCCTCGGTGCGGGCTTCGTGCCCGTCGCCGCGGACGCGACGGATCCCGACGTCGCCGAGCGGCTGCTCGCGCAGTACCGGCCGCGGGTGCTCGTGCTGAACGCGGGCGCGGTTCCACTGGGGCGCCCGCTGCAGGAGTACGACTGGGAGAGCTTCAGTCGGCACTGGGAGGCTGACGTCCGGCACGCCTTCCACTGGACCCGGCAGGCGCTGACGCTCCCACTGGACCCGGGCAGCGTCGTGGTGGCCGTCTCCAGCGGCGCGGCGCTGAAGGGCTCGCCGGTCAGCGGGGGCTACGCGGGCGCCAAGGCGGCGGTCCGTTTCCTCACCGGGTACGCGGCCGAGGAGTCCGCCCGCAGCGGCCTGGGGATCGACTTCCGCAGCATCCTGCCGCCGATGACCCCCGGCAGCGGCGTCGGGAACGCCGGTGTGCGGGCCTACGCCGAGCGCTCGGGTGTGGCGGAGGAGGAGTTCCTGCGCCGGATGGGCCCGGTGCTCACCCCGGCCGACATCGGCGCGGCGATCGCCGCTCTGGCCACCGACCCCGCCCTGTCGCCCGGTGCGTACCAGCCGACGGCCGAGGGGCTGAAGCGGCTGGACTGA
- a CDS encoding methyltransferase family protein: MGAMETVVRDAVSGCVGLVAVCWVAGALYFGAQSPAGLRGWSARARSSLPARLGLVAGVAVLVALGGGGRGRLWRHLQYWQPALAVLGVVVVVASTALLLWARWVLGTMWASVPLVRQGHELRTGGPYAHVRHPIYTGFLGLVLGGTLAEGLGLWLLIAAACVPWLLHRVRVEDRLMAAEFGEQYAAYRRRVPALAPRLPHRN, encoded by the coding sequence ATGGGCGCGATGGAGACGGTGGTCCGTGACGCGGTGTCAGGCTGCGTCGGACTGGTCGCGGTGTGCTGGGTGGCGGGCGCGCTGTACTTCGGAGCACAGAGTCCGGCGGGCCTGCGGGGCTGGTCCGCGCGGGCGCGGAGCTCGCTGCCCGCGCGGCTGGGCCTGGTCGCGGGCGTCGCGGTCCTCGTCGCCCTGGGCGGCGGCGGTCGGGGCCGGCTCTGGCGGCATCTGCAGTACTGGCAGCCGGCGCTCGCCGTCCTCGGCGTCGTCGTGGTCGTGGCGTCGACCGCGCTGCTGCTGTGGGCGCGGTGGGTGCTCGGCACGATGTGGGCGAGCGTCCCGCTGGTGCGGCAGGGACACGAACTGCGCACCGGCGGGCCCTACGCCCACGTCCGCCACCCCATCTACACCGGGTTCCTCGGCCTCGTGCTCGGCGGCACGCTCGCGGAGGGCCTCGGTCTCTGGCTGCTGATCGCCGCCGCGTGCGTGCCTTGGCTGCTGCACCGGGTGCGCGTCGAGGACCGGCTGATGGCGGCGGAGTTCGGCGAGCAGTACGCCGCCTACCGCCGCCGGGTCCCGGCCCTGGCACCCCGCCTGCCACACCGGAACTGA
- a CDS encoding ACT domain-containing protein yields the protein MPVDTPVAPPTALLAADLLPAPAPQQHIVATVLPARGLLARVAAVLSAHRVTALSYHAAPDGPTTVEVTVAAPDATRVRAKLARMVDVLEVLDAG from the coding sequence ATGCCCGTCGACACCCCCGTCGCCCCTCCCACCGCCCTGCTCGCCGCCGACCTGCTCCCGGCCCCGGCCCCGCAGCAGCACATCGTCGCGACGGTCCTCCCCGCCCGCGGCCTCCTCGCCCGCGTCGCCGCCGTCCTCAGCGCCCACCGCGTCACCGCCCTCTCCTACCACGCCGCCCCCGACGGCCCCACGACCGTCGAAGTCACCGTCGCCGCCCCCGACGCCACCCGCGTCCGCGCGAAACTCGCCCGCATGGTCGACGTCCTGGAGGTGCTCGACGCCGGGTGA
- a CDS encoding SCO4226 family nickel-binding protein produces the protein MTTFMDVHHGMTGITAEQLAAAHQADLAIEGEEHVHFKQAWADPESGTVYCLSEAPSMEAVQRIHERAGHKADEIHAVPLMV, from the coding sequence ATGACGACCTTCATGGACGTCCACCACGGGATGACCGGGATCACGGCCGAGCAGCTGGCCGCCGCACACCAGGCCGACCTCGCCATCGAGGGCGAGGAACACGTTCACTTCAAGCAGGCCTGGGCGGACCCCGAGTCCGGCACGGTCTACTGCCTGTCCGAGGCTCCGTCGATGGAGGCCGTCCAACGGATCCACGAGCGGGCGGGCCACAAGGCGGACGAGATCCATGCGGTTCCCCTGATGGTCTGA
- a CDS encoding glycosyltransferase family 2 protein — protein MLTLSVIVPAHNEESGLPATLEALLRQTVPAERIIVVDDGSIDRTGEVAASYGVTVVRPPHNLGSKARAQNFALPYCDTDLVLAVDADTVLADDYIELIKPAFDDERVVIAAGCVQSRFERTWTERGRSIEYLYGFHWNRPIQNMANSPTVCSGCCSVFRRRPLVDFGGFPERTIVEDMDYTWSAQMMGQKAVYVAKAVAWAADPEDLTYLRKQDWRWMAGFAQNVRLHLWRMIPRKPVLALWILLALWEIVTAPLWLAVPFIAPLMGGSWVGTVGWWAGLEVGLTLPPLLYAAKRRKLPVIRVLRNLPCVYLMKFVNIYYAWKALVVELLLVPLRLSKGLTVYEKGRPDPSPVPIS, from the coding sequence ATGCTGACGCTTTCCGTGATCGTGCCTGCGCACAATGAGGAGTCAGGTCTGCCGGCCACACTGGAGGCGCTGCTGCGGCAGACCGTTCCGGCCGAGCGCATCATTGTCGTGGACGACGGATCGATTGACCGGACCGGGGAGGTCGCCGCGTCCTACGGTGTGACGGTGGTGCGGCCGCCCCACAATCTCGGCAGCAAGGCGAGGGCGCAGAACTTCGCGCTTCCCTACTGCGACACCGATCTCGTGCTCGCCGTGGACGCCGACACCGTCCTGGCCGACGACTACATCGAGCTGATCAAGCCCGCCTTCGACGACGAGCGCGTCGTCATCGCCGCAGGCTGCGTCCAGAGCCGGTTCGAGCGGACCTGGACCGAGCGCGGGCGGTCGATCGAGTACCTCTACGGCTTCCACTGGAACAGACCGATCCAGAACATGGCGAACAGCCCCACCGTGTGCTCGGGATGCTGCTCCGTCTTCCGGCGCCGGCCGCTCGTCGACTTCGGCGGCTTCCCCGAGCGGACGATCGTCGAGGACATGGACTACACCTGGTCCGCCCAGATGATGGGTCAGAAGGCGGTCTACGTCGCCAAGGCCGTCGCCTGGGCGGCGGATCCGGAGGACCTCACCTACCTGCGCAAGCAGGACTGGCGGTGGATGGCGGGCTTCGCGCAGAACGTCCGGCTGCACCTGTGGCGGATGATCCCGCGCAAGCCGGTGCTGGCGCTGTGGATCCTGCTCGCGCTCTGGGAGATCGTCACCGCGCCGCTCTGGCTCGCCGTCCCCTTCATCGCCCCGCTGATGGGCGGCTCCTGGGTGGGCACCGTCGGCTGGTGGGCCGGGCTCGAAGTCGGGCTCACGCTACCGCCGTTGCTGTATGCGGCCAAACGACGGAAGCTTCCGGTCATCCGGGTGCTGCGCAATCTTCCATGTGTGTATCTCATGAAATTCGTCAATATCTACTATGCATGGAAGGCGCTGGTGGTCGAACTCCTTCTGGTGCCGCTCAGGCTCTCGAAGGGTCTCACCGTCTACGAGAAGGGCCGACCTGACCCCTCTCCCGTACCGATTTCTTAG
- a CDS encoding sialidase family protein has protein sequence MQAARTVVRTLLAGLCAGATAFALAAAPARAVVPARAMTGSAGYTAATPADISTACAGQDAETISAADPAANAVYEVWMGCKGIGFSGSSNGGVTFGGPVTLPGSTGQKGQRSWDPAVTVAPNGTLYAAFMVSRAGQTYPTVDVSTDHGAVWRTAGVVTPPDANNWGDRDFIAVGQDGTLYLTWDYGPSSAAVTFLCAANGSCSFATGDLNAVLQKSTDGGRTWSAMSHISPGYPDSGADSAPILVEPGGALDVVYQGYDVGDIPTDTLTVAYTYATRSTDRGATWSAPVRVGGGVGSMDTAEWWIDGAEALGPDGTLYATWDTQTDTGDTGWLLYSQDHGASWSAPVRAPADTLNVPHVMQVVAGPPGVAYVGWLSDSDPRGYAQYLRAFSTTKGWLSAPFQVSQRFGAPGVWPGDTFGFVPLSPTRLSLAWGSAVAPTATKDDIWATTVGVTLP, from the coding sequence GTGCAGGCCGCCCGCACCGTCGTCAGGACCCTGCTCGCCGGCCTGTGCGCAGGCGCCACCGCGTTCGCCCTGGCGGCCGCGCCCGCGCGGGCGGTGGTTCCCGCGCGGGCGATGACCGGGAGCGCCGGCTACACCGCCGCCACGCCCGCCGACATCTCCACCGCCTGCGCCGGGCAGGACGCCGAGACGATATCCGCCGCCGATCCCGCGGCGAACGCCGTCTACGAGGTGTGGATGGGCTGCAAGGGCATCGGATTCTCCGGCTCGTCGAACGGAGGGGTCACGTTCGGCGGGCCGGTCACGCTGCCGGGCAGCACGGGGCAGAAGGGGCAGCGCTCCTGGGATCCCGCCGTCACCGTCGCCCCGAACGGAACCCTCTACGCGGCGTTCATGGTCTCCCGCGCCGGGCAGACCTATCCCACCGTCGACGTGAGCACCGACCACGGCGCGGTGTGGCGGACGGCAGGCGTCGTCACCCCGCCGGACGCGAACAACTGGGGCGACCGGGACTTCATCGCCGTCGGCCAGGACGGCACGCTCTACCTCACCTGGGACTACGGGCCGAGCTCGGCGGCGGTCACCTTCCTGTGCGCGGCGAACGGCAGTTGCTCGTTCGCCACCGGCGATCTCAACGCGGTGCTGCAGAAGTCCACCGACGGCGGTCGCACCTGGTCGGCCATGTCGCACATCAGCCCCGGCTATCCCGACAGCGGCGCGGACAGCGCGCCGATCCTGGTCGAGCCCGGAGGCGCGCTCGACGTCGTCTACCAGGGCTACGACGTCGGCGACATCCCGACCGACACGCTGACCGTGGCGTACACCTACGCGACCCGCTCCACCGACCGCGGCGCGACCTGGTCCGCGCCGGTACGGGTGGGCGGCGGCGTGGGGTCGATGGACACGGCCGAGTGGTGGATCGACGGCGCAGAGGCCCTCGGCCCCGACGGCACCCTGTACGCGACCTGGGACACCCAGACCGACACCGGCGACACGGGCTGGCTTTTGTACTCCCAGGACCACGGCGCGAGCTGGTCCGCGCCGGTCCGGGCCCCGGCGGACACGCTGAACGTGCCGCACGTCATGCAGGTCGTCGCAGGTCCTCCCGGTGTCGCGTACGTGGGCTGGCTCTCCGACAGCGATCCGCGCGGCTACGCGCAGTACCTGCGGGCCTTCTCGACGACGAAGGGCTGGCTGTCGGCTCCGTTCCAGGTCTCTCAGCGGTTCGGCGCCCCGGGCGTCTGGCCGGGGGACACCTTCGGCTTCGTCCCCCTGTCGCCGACCCGCCTCTCCCTGGCCTGGGGCAGCGCGGTCGCCCCGACGGCCACGAAGGACGACATCTGGGCCACGACGGTGGGGGTGACCCTGCCCTGA
- a CDS encoding class E sortase, which yields MKFRRPPDAAPSARPATPLDRALRIGGSVLIAVSAVLALYLVYEFWWTDVQAKADQGAAQSQLEQQWSASPAPAPAVHLAVGQKFALLRIPKLGLVVPVAEGTDKTQILDHGLVGHLVGSALPSDPSGNMVLAGHRNTHGEPFRHLPTLTEGDTAVVETATASYTYTVRGTIPQTAPDNVSVLKAVPAGSPFTRPGRYLTLMTCTPDYTSWYRFVAFAQLTHVQPKQTPGPGPSASPRAPAKPAATAVAARAVGHAKAAPAHRRHRAGKR from the coding sequence TTGAAGTTTCGCAGACCCCCGGATGCCGCGCCCTCCGCACGACCGGCGACGCCGCTCGACCGAGCGCTGCGCATCGGGGGGTCTGTGCTGATCGCGGTGAGCGCCGTGCTCGCGCTCTACCTCGTCTACGAGTTCTGGTGGACCGACGTGCAGGCGAAGGCCGACCAGGGGGCCGCCCAGAGCCAGCTCGAGCAGCAGTGGTCCGCCTCCCCGGCGCCAGCTCCTGCCGTGCACCTCGCCGTCGGGCAGAAGTTCGCGCTGCTGCGCATTCCCAAGCTCGGCCTGGTCGTCCCGGTCGCCGAGGGCACCGACAAGACGCAGATCCTCGACCACGGGCTGGTCGGACATCTCGTCGGCTCCGCGCTGCCTTCCGACCCGAGCGGCAACATGGTGCTGGCAGGCCACCGCAACACGCACGGGGAGCCGTTCCGCCACCTGCCCACCCTCACCGAGGGCGACACCGCCGTGGTCGAGACGGCCACCGCGTCCTACACCTACACCGTGCGCGGAACCATTCCGCAGACCGCACCTGACAACGTGTCGGTCCTGAAGGCCGTCCCCGCCGGATCCCCGTTCACCCGACCCGGCCGGTACCTCACGCTGATGACCTGCACGCCGGACTACACGTCCTGGTACCGGTTCGTCGCCTTCGCCCAGCTCACTCACGTGCAGCCCAAGCAGACGCCGGGGCCCGGCCCTTCGGCGTCACCGCGGGCCCCGGCGAAGCCGGCCGCCACGGCGGTCGCCGCCCGTGCCGTCGGACATGCCAAGGCCGCGCCCGCCCACCGTCGGCACCGCGCGGGGAAGCGGTAG
- a CDS encoding C40 family peptidase — protein sequence MASHRRPTTPSRTRARVSLITAVAATGVALTAQSSSAAPTPTTGQLKAQLDQLNNESDHAVQVYDQVEEQVQGQQQKAALLQDEIARRQAKVNLLMDDVSRIAQSQYAEGAVDPTVQLMLSSDPSEFLDKASAMNQVTSSQVGELDALRSEERTLTKEKSQAEAALQALDASVRQAAAAKAAADAKVKETQKLLNSLTAKQLSAVTGGGNGIVGGHGYGSTANLGNSQPGDSIEAAAFKAAQTRIGDPYLRGGTGPSQFDCSGLMQWAYAQAGYHLGRTTYDQINYGTAVNSTADLQVGDLVFFNGAEHVGMYAGNGIILHAPHTGAYVRYEPMAQIGSIYAMRHI from the coding sequence GTGGCGTCCCACCGCCGTCCCACCACCCCGAGTCGCACCCGCGCCCGGGTGTCGCTGATCACCGCCGTCGCCGCGACCGGCGTCGCACTCACCGCCCAGTCCTCGAGCGCCGCGCCCACGCCGACGACCGGCCAGCTCAAGGCGCAGCTCGACCAGCTGAACAACGAGTCCGACCACGCCGTCCAGGTCTACGACCAGGTGGAGGAGCAGGTCCAGGGCCAGCAGCAGAAGGCCGCGCTGCTCCAGGACGAGATAGCCCGCCGCCAGGCGAAGGTCAATCTGCTCATGGACGACGTGAGCCGGATCGCGCAGTCCCAGTACGCGGAGGGCGCCGTCGACCCGACGGTGCAGCTGATGCTGAGCAGCGACCCGAGTGAGTTCCTGGACAAGGCGTCCGCGATGAACCAGGTGACCAGCAGTCAGGTCGGCGAGCTCGACGCGCTGCGGTCCGAGGAGCGGACCCTCACCAAGGAGAAGTCCCAGGCGGAGGCCGCCTTGCAGGCGCTGGACGCCAGTGTCCGCCAGGCCGCCGCGGCGAAGGCCGCGGCCGACGCGAAGGTCAAGGAGACCCAGAAGCTGCTCAACTCGCTGACCGCGAAGCAGCTCTCCGCGGTGACCGGCGGCGGCAACGGGATCGTCGGCGGTCACGGCTACGGCTCGACGGCGAACCTGGGCAACTCGCAGCCGGGCGACTCGATCGAGGCCGCCGCGTTCAAGGCCGCGCAGACCCGCATAGGCGATCCCTACCTGCGAGGCGGCACGGGGCCGAGCCAGTTCGACTGCTCGGGCCTGATGCAGTGGGCCTACGCGCAGGCCGGTTACCACCTCGGCCGCACCACCTACGACCAGATCAACTACGGCACGGCGGTGAACTCCACCGCCGATCTCCAGGTGGGCGACCTGGTCTTCTTCAACGGCGCCGAGCACGTCGGGATGTACGCGGGCAACGGCATCATCCTCCACGCCCCGCACACCGGCGCCTACGTCCGCTACGAGCCCATGGCCCAGATCGGTTCGATCTACGCGATGCGGCACATCTGA
- a CDS encoding glycoside hydrolase family 18 protein, giving the protein MRTPTGRTPALLAAATLALTAAALGGAAPGEAAVKSPAVKSATLQAAAAGPIQVYGAWHCSNDACTWASVRDMTDFDQKNHWLIDRGDGRPSVNLVVLSFVNPLRLLNGTTDAGDTNGVPNGMTQAVVNYFTGHGIRVMLSIGGITYVNDWDTALSQNPTLLGQKAAALATRLGVGMEIDYENSSGPNLTGLQAFVTAYRAAHPYDATGADPTARLTLDVAAGDRWLSGLDQYATANWLTTSNPVLDYANAMVPSKQPSASGAESNWQEHLTGKPTYSPPIPPLAPAKFTGSLYIAEGNSIRPECTDFSSSVENTTGSWLQSAAPPGPAPHRACWATCSGRPRCRPPAASPPTRRTAARAASAWAPRRTPSRCRCPHCGRAEPTADD; this is encoded by the coding sequence ATGCGCACCCCCACAGGCAGAACCCCCGCCCTGCTCGCCGCCGCCACCCTCGCCCTGACCGCCGCCGCACTCGGTGGCGCCGCGCCCGGCGAGGCTGCTGTGAAGAGCCCCGCCGTGAAGAGCGCCACCCTGCAGGCGGCCGCCGCCGGCCCGATCCAGGTCTACGGCGCCTGGCACTGCAGCAACGACGCCTGCACCTGGGCGAGCGTCCGTGACATGACCGACTTCGACCAGAAGAACCACTGGCTGATCGACCGCGGCGACGGCCGCCCCTCCGTCAACCTGGTCGTGCTGAGCTTCGTCAACCCGCTGCGGCTGCTCAACGGCACCACCGACGCGGGCGACACCAACGGCGTGCCGAACGGCATGACCCAGGCGGTGGTGAACTACTTCACCGGCCACGGCATCCGGGTCATGCTCTCGATCGGCGGGATCACCTACGTCAACGACTGGGACACCGCGCTGTCCCAGAATCCCACGCTGCTCGGGCAGAAGGCCGCCGCGCTGGCCACGCGGCTGGGTGTCGGCATGGAGATCGACTACGAGAACAGCTCCGGCCCGAACCTGACGGGGCTGCAGGCCTTCGTCACCGCCTACCGTGCCGCGCACCCGTACGACGCCACCGGCGCCGACCCGACGGCCCGGCTCACCCTCGACGTCGCCGCGGGCGACCGCTGGCTCTCCGGCCTGGACCAGTACGCCACCGCGAACTGGCTGACCACGAGCAACCCGGTGCTGGACTACGCGAACGCCATGGTGCCCAGCAAGCAGCCCTCGGCGTCCGGCGCCGAGTCCAACTGGCAGGAGCACCTGACCGGCAAACCGACCTACAGCCCGCCGATCCCGCCGCTGGCCCCGGCGAAGTTCACCGGCAGCCTCTACATCGCCGAGGGCAACTCGATCCGCCCGGAGTGCACCGACTTCTCGAGCTCGGTCGAGAACACCACGGGCAGCTGGCTCCAGAGCGCGGCCCCGCCGGGGCCGGCACCACACCGGGCATGCTGGGCTACATGTTCTGGGCGGCCGAGATGCCGTCCACCCGCGGCGTCACCACCGACCCGCCGAACAGCTGCCAGGGCGGCGTCGGCGTGGGCGCCACGACGTACGCCGTCCCGGTGCCGATGCCCGCACTGCGGCAGAGCTGAGCCGACAGCCGACGACTAG